In Xiphias gladius isolate SHS-SW01 ecotype Sanya breed wild chromosome 5, ASM1685928v1, whole genome shotgun sequence, the following are encoded in one genomic region:
- the naa50 gene encoding N-alpha-acetyltransferase 50 isoform X1: MKGSRIELGDVTPHNIKQLKRLNQVIFPVSYNDKFYKDVLEVGELAKLAYFNDIAVGAVCCRVDHSQNQKRLYIMTLGCLAPYRRLGIGTKMLNHVLNICEKDGTFDNIYLHVQISNESAIDFYQKFGFEIIETKKNYYKRIEPADAHVLQKSLRSPCAAPTGELQKAE; the protein is encoded by the exons ATGAAAGG TAGCCGGATCGAGCTGGGGGATGTTACACCCCACAACATTAAGCAGCTGAAACGCCTGAACCAGGTCATCTTCCCTGTCAGCTACAACGACAAGTTTTACAAAGATGTACTGGAAGTGGGAGAGCTTGCAAAACTAG CATACTTCAATGATATTGCAGTGGGTGCTGTGTGCTGCAGAGTGGACCACTCTCAGAACCAGAAGAGACTGTACATCATGACACTTGGCTGTCTAGCACCCTACCGTAGACTTGGAATTG GTACAAAGATGCTGAATCATGTGCTAAACATCTGTGAGAAGGATGGCACTTTTGACAACATTTACCT TCATGTGCAGATCAGCAATGAGTCAGCCATTGACTTTTACCAGAAGTTTGGCTTTGAGATCATCGAAACAAAAAAGAATTACTACAAGAGGATAGAACCTGCAGATGCCCATGTGTTGCAGAAGAGCCTGCGCAGCCCATGTGCAGCCCCCACTGGAGAGCTTCAGAAGGCAGAATAG
- the naa50 gene encoding N-alpha-acetyltransferase 50 isoform X2, giving the protein MKGRIELGDVTPHNIKQLKRLNQVIFPVSYNDKFYKDVLEVGELAKLAYFNDIAVGAVCCRVDHSQNQKRLYIMTLGCLAPYRRLGIGTKMLNHVLNICEKDGTFDNIYLHVQISNESAIDFYQKFGFEIIETKKNYYKRIEPADAHVLQKSLRSPCAAPTGELQKAE; this is encoded by the exons ATGAAAGG CCGGATCGAGCTGGGGGATGTTACACCCCACAACATTAAGCAGCTGAAACGCCTGAACCAGGTCATCTTCCCTGTCAGCTACAACGACAAGTTTTACAAAGATGTACTGGAAGTGGGAGAGCTTGCAAAACTAG CATACTTCAATGATATTGCAGTGGGTGCTGTGTGCTGCAGAGTGGACCACTCTCAGAACCAGAAGAGACTGTACATCATGACACTTGGCTGTCTAGCACCCTACCGTAGACTTGGAATTG GTACAAAGATGCTGAATCATGTGCTAAACATCTGTGAGAAGGATGGCACTTTTGACAACATTTACCT TCATGTGCAGATCAGCAATGAGTCAGCCATTGACTTTTACCAGAAGTTTGGCTTTGAGATCATCGAAACAAAAAAGAATTACTACAAGAGGATAGAACCTGCAGATGCCCATGTGTTGCAGAAGAGCCTGCGCAGCCCATGTGCAGCCCCCACTGGAGAGCTTCAGAAGGCAGAATAG